The proteins below come from a single Octopus sinensis linkage group LG10, ASM634580v1, whole genome shotgun sequence genomic window:
- the LOC115216352 gene encoding co-chaperone protein daf-41 produces MANTEGASRSNVSWAQRKDKLLITIHVADCVDPKIRIAEGNILKFEGEGGPQKQSFKTELKFYKAVKDEFKQTIGGRELNLVIKKVEENWWPRLLLEEKKQHHLKTDFTRWKDEDDSDTDEPDDFNLKDMMNKMGGVEDGEESEENSDDDCLPDLE; encoded by the exons tgcctCTCGTTCTAATGTGTCATGGGCTCAACGAAAAGACAAACTGTTGATCACAATACATGTTGCAGATTGTGTTGATCCTAAAATTCGTATTGCCGAAGGAAACATCTTGAAATTTGA AGGAGAAGGGGGACCACAAAAACAGAGTTTTAAAACTGAACTCAAGTTTTATAAAGCAGTTAAAGAT gaGTTCAAACAAACTATTGGGGGAAGAGAGTTAAATTTAGTAATAAAAAAGGTGGAAGAAAATTGGTGGCCTAGACTGCTACTGGAAGAAAAAAAG CAACATCACTTGAAAACAGATTTTACCAGATGGAAGGACGAAGATGATTCTGACACAGATGAACCTGATGATTTCAACTTGAAAGAT ATGATGAATAAAATGGGAGGTGTCGAGGATGGTGAAGAA agtgaggaaaatagtgatgatgatt gTCTTCCTGACTTAGAATAA